A single region of the Mechercharimyces sp. CAU 1602 genome encodes:
- a CDS encoding acyl-CoA thioesterase — MTRQSVTCDRSRTIQSKIVLPPDTNYLGNVFGGKVLAFIDEVAAIAAMRHCGSMVVTASIDSVDFLTPVREGDIITLEAFVTWTGRTSMEVYCKVLNEDIRTGVQEVTTTSFLTMVAIDENGKPIQVPAVIPTTEEEEEIYRTAPNRHQKRRERKKNSFS; from the coding sequence ATGACGCGACAATCAGTAACTTGCGATCGATCTCGTACCATTCAATCTAAAATCGTCCTACCTCCAGATACCAACTACTTAGGTAACGTATTCGGTGGAAAAGTGCTCGCCTTTATAGATGAGGTAGCAGCTATTGCTGCAATGAGACATTGTGGCTCAATGGTGGTCACCGCCTCAATCGATTCTGTCGATTTTCTCACTCCTGTCCGTGAAGGAGATATTATCACCCTTGAAGCGTTTGTCACATGGACTGGACGTACATCGATGGAAGTATACTGTAAAGTGTTGAACGAAGATATCCGAACCGGAGTACAAGAAGTGACCACCACCTCTTTTCTCACGATGGTGGCCATCGATGAAAACGGTAAGCCTATTCAGGTGCCTGCTGTCATCCCCACCACCGAAGAGGAAGAGGAAATCTATCGCACGGCACCCAATCGTCATCAGAAGCGCCGAGAACGTAAGAAAAATTCATTCTCATAA